One part of the Vitis riparia cultivar Riparia Gloire de Montpellier isolate 1030 chromosome 15, EGFV_Vit.rip_1.0, whole genome shotgun sequence genome encodes these proteins:
- the LOC117931598 gene encoding pentatricopeptide repeat-containing protein At5g15010, mitochondrial-like, with the protein MWKISTRPPTRLFAFSLLLRSHLPIQSPKPILVSIDFRPSLTQTHTPTQPLPSAPTLFSSLRYCSNNVNGNSDTNNGENGEFVRRIVNILQEPGSSSMSLVKHKLENCGVAASSELVVEVLSRVRNHWEAAFTFFLWAAKQPGYVHSLRAYHSMISILGKMRKFDTAWALIDEMRGGRTGTSLVTPHTLSIMIRRYCAVHDVGKAINTFYAHKRFKLGVGIEEFQNLLSALCRYKNVQDAEQLLFCNRNVFPFDTKSFNIILNGWCNVIGSMREAERFWREMSNRGILRDVVSYSSIISCYSKASNLNKVLKLFNQMKEMEIAPDRKVYNAVVHALAKASFVKEARNLMKTMEGKGVAPDSVTYNSLIKPLSRARKINEAKEVFDEMLQRGLSPTIRTYHAFFRILKSGEEVFMLLEKMKETGCHPDKDTYIMLIRRFCRWRQLDNVFKLWSEMSENGVGPDRSSYIVLIHGLFLNGKLEEAYKYYIEMKEKQFLPEPKTEDMLQAWISGKETADVQMIDLKDNQSDHGQSSKKTLVTSKNVDLGRDFHQQPETRKVTRERGFSFWE; encoded by the coding sequence ATGTGGAAAATATCAACAAGGCCGCCTACCAGGCTTTTCGCTTTCTCTCTTCTGCTTCGTTCCCATCTTCCCATTCAATCTCCCAAGCCCATACTCGTTTCTATTGACTTTCGGCCTTCTCTCACTCAAACCCACACcccaactcaacctctcccgaGTGCCCCAAccctcttctcttctctccGTTATTGCTCCAACAATGTAAACGGGAATTCAGACACCAACAACGGAGAAAACGGGGAATTCGTGAGGAGGATAGTGAACATATTACAGGAACCAGGGAGCAGCAGTATGTCCTTGGTGAAACATAAGCTTGAGAACTGCGGCGTTGCTGCCTCATCGGAATTGGTGGTGGAGGTCCTTTCTCGGGTCCGCAATCACTGGGAAGCAGCATTTACCTTTTTTCTGTGGGCTGCCAAGCAGCCTGGTTATGTACATTCCCTGCGCGCATACCACTCAATGATTTCCATTCTCGGGAAAATGAGAAAGTTCGACACTGCTTGGGCCTTGATTGATGAGATGAGAGGAGGTAGGACCGGCACTTCTCTTGTCACTCCGCACACCCTCTCCATCATGATCAGGAGATACTGCGCTGTCCATGATGTCGGAAAGGCTATAAACACTTTTTATGCTCACAAGCGGTTTAAGCTTGGTGTTGGGATTGAAGAATTCCAAAACCTTTTGTCTGCCCTTTGCAGATACAAAAACGTTCAAGATGCTGAGCAGCTGCTATTTTGCAACAGAAATGTTTTCCCCTTTGATACCAAGAGCTTCAACATTATTCTTAATGGATGGTGCAATGTGATTGGTAGCATGCGTGAGGCTGAGAGATTTTGGAGGGAGATGAGCAACCGTGGAATCCTAAGGGATGTAGTCTCATACTCCAGTATCATATCTTGCTACTCTAAAGCCAGTAACCTTAATAAGGTGCTCAAGCTTTTCAACCAGATGAAGGAAATGGAAATTGCTCCAGACAGGAAAGTTTATAATGCAGTTGTTCATGCTCTTGCTAAAGCTAGTTTTGTGAAAGAAGCTCGCAATCTCATGAAAACAATGGAAGGCAAGGGTGTTGCTCCAGACTCTGTTACTTATAACTCATTGATCAAGCCTCTGTCTAGGGCCAGGAAAATAAATGAAGCCAAAGAGGTGTTTGATGAGATGTTGCAGCGGGGCCTTTCCCCCACAATTAGGACTTACCATGCCTTCTTTCGGATTCTAAAGTCAGGAGAAGAAGTGTTTATGCTCTTGGAGAAGATGAAAGAGACAGGCTGCCACCCAGATAAAGATACTTACATCATGTTGATCAGAAGATTTTGTCGATGGCGCCAACTTGATAATGTCTTTAAGCTGTGGAGTGAGATGAGTGAGAATGGAGTTGGTCCTGATCGTAGCTCATATATTGTGCTGATACATGGGCTGTTTTTGAATGGAAAGCTGGAAGAAGCATACAAGTATTATATAGAGATGAAGGAAAAGCAATTTTTGCCAGAACCAAAGACAGAAGATATGCTTCAGGCTTGGATTTCAGGTAAGGAAACTGCAGATGTGCAGATGATAGATTTAAAAGACAATCAATCAGATCATGGTCAGTCTAGCAAAAAAACCCTAGTCACCTCCAAGAATGTTGATTTGGGAAGAGATTTTCACCAACAACCTGAGACCCGAAAAGTTACAAGAGAGAGGGGCTTTTCATTCTGGGAATAG
- the LOC117931599 gene encoding endoglucanase 2-like, producing the protein MQRVTQLAIYTRWTYVQDECHQFTINYILGGNPKGMSCMVGYGEKYPQRIHRRGSSLPSLQQKSEPFGCGDAFQSYYYTSEPNPNILIGAVVGGPNHDDEFYDDQDNYAQSEPATYINAPLVGSLAYLAASFGS; encoded by the exons ATGCAGCGTGTTACCCAACTTGCAATATACACCAGGTGGACTTATGTACAAGATGAATGCCACCAATTTACA ATAAATTACATACTTGGTGGCAACCCAAAAGGAATGTCATGCATGGTCGGGTATGGGGAGAAATATCCTCAGAGGATCCACCGTAGAGGTTCTTCCTTGCCTAGTCTTCAACAGAAATCTGAGCCTTTTGGTTGTGGCGATGCTTTCCAGTCCTACTACTACACTTCTGAACCAAATCCTAACATCTTAATTGGAGCAGTTGTTGGGGGGCCCAACCATGATGACGAGTTCTACGATGATCAAGATAACTATGCCCAATCAGAGCCTGCAACATACATCAATGCACCTCTAGTTGGAAGCTTAGCATACTTGGCTGCAAGCTTCGGATCCTAG